TCGCACCAGACTTCGCCATCATATAAACTGAGTTGAAAGATTCTATTTCTTTTTCTTTACCATCAACTAAAGCTTTTTCTTTAGAAATAGCTTCCATCATTGAAGCACCAACCTCATCAGAAGTTTTACTCCATATATGAACTATATTATTATATCTTTCATTTTCAGTAACTAATGAAGACTGATATTGTTCTGTTATATGCTTAACTTCTTTTTCAGCTTTTTCAATTTTTTCTTCTTTATCTGTTGGAATAACCATGTCATCAACACCAACAGATACACCCGAAATTGTAGAATATTTAAAACCAGCGTACATTAAATGGTCCGCCAAAAGAACTGTTGCTTTACCACCAAGGATTCTAAAGCTTTGGTTTATAATATTACCGATTTCTTTTTTAACAAGCACTCTATTAATTAGAGAAAAAGACAAACCGTCCGGTAAAATATTGATCAACAATGCTCTACCCACAGTAGTATCAACTATTCCTTTTTCACTATAGGTATTACCCTTAGTGTCAAATACTTGTCTATTCACTCTAAATTTAATTTTTGCATGAATATCTACAGTTCCTGAATTATACGCTCTACTAACATCTTCATAACTAGAGAAAAGTTTACCTTCGCCTTTCGAGCCTTCTTTTTCTCTAGTTATATAATAAAGCCCAAGTACTATATCTTGAGTAGGAGTAATAACAGGCTGTCCACTTGCTGGAGACAAAATGTTATTTGTAGACATCATAAGAACTCTAGACTCAAGCTGAGACTCTACAGTTAAAGGAACATGTACAGCCATTTGGTCACCATCAAAGTCAGCGTTGAACGCCGCACAAACTAATGGGTGTAATTGAATAGCTTTACCTTCAATAAGCTTAGGTTCAAAAGCTTGAATACCTAATCTATGCAACGTTGGAGCTCTGTTAAGAAGAACGGGATGCTCTCTAATAACAGTTTCTAGAATATCCCATACTACTGACTCTTCTAACTCTACCATTCTTTTAGCTTGCTTAATAGTTGTAGCATAACCACCAAGTCTTAACTTAGAATAAACAAATGGTTTAAATAATTCTAAAGCCATCTTCTTAGGCAAACCACACTGATGTAATTTCAAAGAAGGTCCAACAGTAATTACAGAACGACCAGAATAGTCAACACGTTTACCTAATAAGTTTTGACGGAAACGACCTTGCTTACCTTTAATCATATCTGCTAATGATTTAAGAGGTCTCTTATTAGATCCTGTTACGGCTCTACCTCTTCTACCGTTATCTAAAAGAGCATCCACAGATTCCTGAAGCATTCTTTTTTCATTTCGAACTATAATATCTGGAGCGTTTAGATCTAATAATTTTTTAAGTCTATTATTTCTATTGATAACTCTACGATATAAATCATTTAAATCAGACGTTGCAAATCTACCACCTTCAATAGGCACAAGAGGTCTTAAATCTGGTGGAAGAACTGGTAATACAGTCATAACCATCCACTCAGGTTTATTACCAGAAGCTTGGAAAGTCTCCATAAGTCTTAATCTTTTTACAGCTTTCTCTCTTCTCGCTGTTGACTTACTTTCTTCATACTCTGCCTGAAGAGCTTCAATTTCTGAATCCATATCAGTTTCAGAAAGAAGAGCGTAAATAGCTTCAGCGCCCATAGAAGCTTCAAACTCATAACCATAGCTTTCTAATGCTTCTGCATACTCCTCATCTGTAAGAAGTTGTTTTCTTTCTAAAGGAGTCATACCAGGGTCTGTTACTATATATGATTCAAAATATAGAACTTTCTCTACATTTTTAAGCGGCATATCTAAAAACAAGCCAATTCTAGAAGGTAATGATTTTAGATACCATATATGAACAACAGGACAAACTAAATCAATGTGCCCCATTCTTTCTCTTCTTACTTTAGCTTGCTCTACTTCAACACCACATCTTTCACAGACAACACCACGATGCTTAAGTCTTTTATATTTACCACATAGACACTCATAATCTTTTACAGGGCCAAAAATTTTAGCACAAAAAAGACCATCTCTCTCTGGCTTAAAAGTTCTATAATTTATGGTTTCAGGTTTTTTAACCTCACCATGTGACCATGAACGAATAACTTCAGGCGATGCCAAAGAAATTTTGATTATGTCAAATTTTTTGCTATTGTAATTCTGATTCAGGATACCGTTACTCAAGGTATATTCTCCTATAATTTATTTATTTTGATTACAAACAAAATATATGTTTATAAAATGGGCTTTTACTCTTCTTCATCTGAAGATTGATCAAAGTCCATGTCAATACCTAATGCTCTAACTTCATTTCTTAAAACATTAAATGATTCTGGTACATCAACATTCATAGTTAATTTACCATCAACTATATTCTTATACATTTTAGATCTACCAGTTATATCATCAGACTTAACCGTTAGCATTTCTCTTAATGTATAAGCAGCTCCATAAGCTTGAAGTGCCCAAACTTCCATCTCACCAAATCTTTGGCCACCAAACTGAGCTTTACCACCCAACGGCTGTTGAGTTACCAAACTATATGAACCTGTTGATCTAGCATGCATTTTATCATCAACCAAGTGATCTAGCTTAAGCATATACATATAGCCAACCGTGACCTCTCTATCGAAAGGTTTTCCACTACGCCCATCGTATAATCTCATTTGGCCATTAGTTGCAAAACCACCTATTTTAAGAAGTGACTTAATATCTTCTTCCTTAGCGCCATCAAATACAGGAGTAGCTATTGGAACACCAGCCTTAAGGTTATTTGCTAAGGTTAAAACTTCATTATCACCTAAGCTCTCAATATCAACTTTCTTATTCCCAACACTATTATAAACTTCATCCAGTGTTTTTCTAAGTTCTGCCGCTTTCTTTGAGTCTTCTAAAGCCTTCTCAATTTTTTTACCTAAACCATAAGAAGCAAGACCTAAATGAGCCTCTAAAATCTGACCTATATTCATACGAGAAGGAATACCTAAAGGATTCAAACAAACATCAACAGGCGTTCCATCTTCCATAAACGGCATATCTTCTATAGGCAATACTCTAGAAACAACACCTTTGTTACCATGTCTACCAGCCATTTTATCACCTGGCTGTATTCTCTTCTTAATAGCAACAAAAACTTTAACTGTCTTAAGAACACCAGGAGAAAGATCACTACTCTGTGTTACAGATTTTTTCTTAGCTTCAAATCTACTTTCTATAGCAATTTTAGCTGAGTCGTAATACTCTTTTGCTTTCTCTACTTTTTCATTAATTTTTTCAGACTCAAATTCAATTTCTAACCACTTAGAGAAAGGGAGCTTGTCTAAAAATTCTTTAGTTACAACAGCTCCTTTTTTAAGCCCTTTAGATTTAGATACTTTTTGTCCAACAATTTCTTTTTCAATAGAAGATCTAACTATAGACTCTATAACAGCAAACTCTTCATCAAAGTCTTTCCTAATTTTAGAAATCATTTGTTTTTCAATTTCTAAAGCTCTCTGACTTTTCCCGCCTTTATCATTTTCAAATACCTGAACGTTAATAACTGTTCCAGATGTTCCACTAGGCATTCTCAATGAACTATCTGCTACATTAGCTGCTTTCTCATTGAAAATAGCTCTCAAAAGCCTTTCTTCTGGAGTAAGTTGTTGCTCAGCTTTTGGAGTTATTTTTGCTACAAGAATATCACCTGACTCAACATTTGCGCCAATATGAACTATTCCAGATTCATCAAGCTTTGACAATCCACTTTCACTAACGTTAGGAATATCCGCTGTAATTTCTTCTGGTCCAAGCTTTGTATCACGAGCCACACAAGTAAATTCTTCAATATGAATACTAGTATATTTATCATCCTTAACGACTCTCTCAGATAATAGAATAGAATCCTCAAAGTTATACCCATTCCACGGCATGAAAGCAACCATAAGGTTGTGACCTAAGGAAAGCTCGCCAAAGTCCGTAGCAAAACCATCAGCTAAAACATCACCTTTCTCAATTTTATCGCCAACGTTAACGATTGGTCTTTGGTTAATACAAGTATTTTTGTTAGATCTCTTGAACTTTGTTAGATTGTAAATATCCACAAGATTATTTGCTTTAGCTTTCTTTGTATTTACTCTGACCACAATTCTATTAGAGTCAACTTCCTCTATCGTTCCTGGATTTCTAGCAACAATACAGTTACCCGAATCTCTAGCAACAATCTTTTCCATTCCTGTGCCAACAAGTGGTTTTTCTGACCTAAGTGTAGGGACAGCTTGACGTTGCATGTTTGCTCCCATCAATACCCTATTTGCATCATCATGCTCCAAGAAAGGTATTAAAGCCGCAGCAGCTGAAACCATCTGCTTAGCAGAAACATCCATATACTGAACTCTACTAGATTCAGTAAAAATAGCCTCACCACCTGAACGACACTGAATCAACTCATCAACAAAATGGTTATTTTTATCTAATCTAGTTGATGCTTGTGCAATTACATATTTCCCTTCATCAATAGCTGATAAGTACTCTATTTCATTAGTAACTTTACCATCTATAACTTTCCTATAAGGGGCCTCTAGAAAACCATAATCATTAACTCTAGCATAACTAGCTAAAGAGTTAATTAGACCAATATTTGGCCCCTCTGGTGTTTCAATAGGACATAACCTACCATAGTGAGTTGAGTGAACATCTCGCACCTCAAACCCGGCTCTATCACGAGATAAACCACCAGGCCCTAATGCTGAAATCCTTCTCTTATGCGTAACCTCTGATAATGGATTATCTTGATCCATAAATTGAGATAATGCACCTGAAGTAAAAAACTCCTTAATAGCTGCTGTAATAGGCTTGGAATTAACTATATCTTTTGGCATAAGTCTATCTTTATGAACTAAAGACATACTTTCTCTAATACCCTTCTCAACTCTATAAAGTCCTATTCTGAACTGGTTTTCAACCATTTCACCTACAGAACGAACTCTTCTATTTCCTAAATGATCAATATCATCTACATTACCCTTGCCATCGCGAATATTAATAAGCTCTTCAAGAACACCAATAATATCGCTATTTTCAAGAATATAAATATCTTTTGAAACCTTATCGCTATTTAGTCTAGCATTTAATTTCATTCTACCTATATCTGATAGACTATATCTACTTTCAATAAAGAAAAGACCCTCGAACAGAGCCTTAACTGATGCAGCAGCTGGAGGATCTCCTGGTCTTAAAACCTTATAAATCTCAACTAATGCTTCTTCAGTAGTCTTAGTTAAATCATACTTTAAAGTATCAGAGATATATCTACCTCTTTCTGTTGTTATAAAATCAACAACATCCAACTCTAAAATTCCTGCTTCTGCACATTTTTCTAACAAGCTATCAGTTATATCATCATTTGCAGATGCTATAATCTCTCCTGTTTTTTTATTTACTATATCTTCAGAAACTCTAAGTGTTTTAACTAAATCCAAATCAATAGATATTGACTCAACACCTGCATCTTTAATTTTCTTAACATCTCTTGTAGTTAACTTCTTATTTTTCTTTATAAGAACTTCACCTTTTGAATCAGATATATCAAACTTAAGCACTTCACCTTTTAATTTAGCAATGTTATCTAATTTGAGTTGAAAGTTTTCACCATCAAACAAGATAGTTTCACTAGTAGAAAAATGCTTTAATATTTCTTCTTGAGAATATCCTAGTGCTCTTAATATAACCGTAGCACAAATTTTTCTCTTTCTATCTATTCTTGCCCAAACAATACCTTTTGAATCAAACTCAAAATCCAACCAAGAACCTCTATACGGTATAATTCTCGCAGAAAATGCTCCTTCTTCAGAATCATCCTTACTAAAGAAAACTCCAGGAGAACGGTGAAGCTGAGAAACAACCACCCTTTCTGTACCATTAACTATAAAAGTACCATTACTAGTCATCAAAGGGATATCCCCCATATAGACAAACTCTTCCCTTATATCTTCTACTATTTTCTCTCCAGGAAGAGCCTCTTTATTATAAACGACTAGTCTAAGTTTAACATTAAGAGGAGCATCATAAGTCGCCCCTCTTATTTGGCATTCACTTTCATCAAAAGTTGGCTCACCTATTTCATAATCAACATAATGAAGCTCATATTGTCCATTTTTACTTTCAATAGGAAAAGAAAGCTTCAATACAGCTTCTAAACCAGATTTTGCTTGAGCATCTTTATCTGCATCAAGTTGCAAAAACTTTTTATAAGATTCAGTCTGTACAGCCAGCAAGTACGGCACATCCAAAATATGAGGAAGAACTCCAAACTCTTTACGAATTCTCTTTTTCTCAGCGTATGAGTAAGACATCAAAAACATCCCTAAGATTTTTGTTTAAACAAATAACAAAACAAAAACGCAAATATGAATATATCTGCACCAATCTATATCTTCAATACTAGAAAGACTAGGAGCCAAAAATTGACTACTAGTCTAATATTTCCTTTAAATTTTATATTTAAAATTATAATTATTTAAGCTCAACTTTAGCGCCAGCTTCTTCAAGTTGCTTTTTAAGAGCTTCAGCATCATCTTTAGAAGCAGCTTCTTTGACTGTAAAAGGAGTACCCTCTACAGCATCTTTAGCTTCTTTAAGACCTAAGCCAGTTGCTGTTCTAACTGCCTTAATAGCAGCAATTTTATTTGCACCAGCATCAACTAAAACAACATCAAATTCAGTCTTCTCTTCAGCAGCTTCAGCAGGACCAGCAGCAGCAGGACCAGCAACAGCAACAGCAGCAGCAGCAGAAACACCAAATTTTTCTTCCATCATTTTAACCAATTCACATACATCCATTACACTCATTTCAGCAACAGCATTTAGGATATCTTCTTTTGTTATAGCCATTTTAATAACTCCTTTTATTTAACAATTAATTCTTTAAATAGCTTTTTCTAATTTTACAAACCAAAGTAATATTTTACTTACTATCTCCAACAGCAGCAAAGACTCGCACAGCTTGAGTAGGAATCTCATTAAGAGTACGAACAAACTTAGCAACTGGCGCTTGCATAACACTAAGTAATGTAGCAAGAGCTTCCTCCCTAGTAGGAAGCTTAGCAAAGTCATCTAATTTCTCAGGACCAAATACTTCACCAGACATCGCTAAATTTTTAACTTCAAAAGCATTGTGATCTTTTGCAAAGTTTTTAAATAATTTAGCTGCCGCACCTGGCTCATCCTTAGAAAGAGCAAGAACAAGAGGACCTTTGAGCACTTCACCCAAACATTCCAACTCAGTTCCCTTAATTGCTAAACGTGCTAAGTTGTTACGAACAACTCTTAAATAAACTCCCGATTCACGCGCTTGCTTTCTTAATGAAGTCATTTCATTAACAGTCAAGCCACGATAATCAGCTACCGCTGCAGACAATGCTAAGGATACATGTTCAGCAACTTCTTCAACTATTGCCTTCTTATCCTCTATTCTAAGTGCCATAATCGACTCCTTATGTTTATTGTCTACACTCATTTATTTATTAACACGATATTTAAACCAAAAAGGTTGTCAAACATCGTCTGCGTAGGATAATTATTAAGCCAGAAATCCAGCTCCTACGGTCTTTGATCGTTGCATTTTCACACAACCCAAAGAAATTGCAAAAGCAAATTTTATATAGTTAAATCAGAAAAGTCAACACTTATTCCTGGACCCATAGTACTAGATACAGAAACTTTCTTCAGATATATACCTTTAGAATTCGCTGGCTTAGCTTTTTTAAGATCAACTAATAATTTTTCTAAATTTTGCTTTAATGCATCAGAAGTAAAGTTAACTTTGCCAATAGTAGTGTGAACTATACCAGCTTTATCAACTCTATATCTAACCTGACCTGCCTTAGCATCAACAA
This portion of the Pseudofrancisella aestuarii genome encodes:
- the rpoC gene encoding DNA-directed RNA polymerase subunit beta', whose translation is MSNGILNQNYNSKKFDIIKISLASPEVIRSWSHGEVKKPETINYRTFKPERDGLFCAKIFGPVKDYECLCGKYKRLKHRGVVCERCGVEVEQAKVRRERMGHIDLVCPVVHIWYLKSLPSRIGLFLDMPLKNVEKVLYFESYIVTDPGMTPLERKQLLTDEEYAEALESYGYEFEASMGAEAIYALLSETDMDSEIEALQAEYEESKSTARREKAVKRLRLMETFQASGNKPEWMVMTVLPVLPPDLRPLVPIEGGRFATSDLNDLYRRVINRNNRLKKLLDLNAPDIIVRNEKRMLQESVDALLDNGRRGRAVTGSNKRPLKSLADMIKGKQGRFRQNLLGKRVDYSGRSVITVGPSLKLHQCGLPKKMALELFKPFVYSKLRLGGYATTIKQAKRMVELEESVVWDILETVIREHPVLLNRAPTLHRLGIQAFEPKLIEGKAIQLHPLVCAAFNADFDGDQMAVHVPLTVESQLESRVLMMSTNNILSPASGQPVITPTQDIVLGLYYITREKEGSKGEGKLFSSYEDVSRAYNSGTVDIHAKIKFRVNRQVFDTKGNTYSEKGIVDTTVGRALLINILPDGLSFSLINRVLVKKEIGNIINQSFRILGGKATVLLADHLMYAGFKYSTISGVSVGVDDMVIPTDKEEKIEKAEKEVKHITEQYQSSLVTENERYNNIVHIWSKTSDEVGASMMEAISKEKALVDGKEKEIESFNSVYMMAKSGARGSYDQMRQLAGMRGLMSKPDGTTIETAITANFREGLSVLQYFTSTHGARKGLADTALKTANAGYLTRRLVDVAQDLVIIEEDCGTDDGLMFSAIVEDGEVKVPLAERALGRVLAADVYSSKNEVLLEAGTLLDENLVELLDENGIDMIKLRSPITCNTRRGLCAKCYGRDLARERQVNVGESVGVIAAQSIGEPGTQLTMRTFHTGGAASLGVTASDIKVKTSGSVKFDNIRTVTNKEGKQVVVSRAGELIVSDSMGRTREKHKVHMGAILPLIDGSEVYIGDVIASWDPHAQPIISDVAGTVILEDIVDGITSRHKSDDLTGQLTIEITSVSQRATVKHMKPVVKILDSKGKELKIINLAVGAVLNVTDGSKIEVGDIVAKIPLEGSKNKDITGGLPRVAELFEARRPKEAAILAPCDGVVKLGNRDTKEKQRIEIFEKDGILIDEILLPKSRHLNVFDGETISKGDVLVDGPTDPHELLKLKGLEEFADYILFEAQSVYRMQGVVINDKHIETVVRQMLRKAIVLDEGDSKFVKDEAIELVRILEENDKLAAEGKRLIEFDPVLMGITRASLSTESFLSAASFQETTRVLTESSINGQVDNLRGLKENVLIGRLIPTGTGLAVRKETAKIDKLREDLGVDDSAIFDNIASEFVTQENSVESFADVNDDSNVNDDIEESLRNALESLDF
- the rpoB gene encoding DNA-directed RNA polymerase subunit beta, whose translation is MSYSYAEKKRIRKEFGVLPHILDVPYLLAVQTESYKKFLQLDADKDAQAKSGLEAVLKLSFPIESKNGQYELHYVDYEIGEPTFDESECQIRGATYDAPLNVKLRLVVYNKEALPGEKIVEDIREEFVYMGDIPLMTSNGTFIVNGTERVVVSQLHRSPGVFFSKDDSEEGAFSARIIPYRGSWLDFEFDSKGIVWARIDRKRKICATVILRALGYSQEEILKHFSTSETILFDGENFQLKLDNIAKLKGEVLKFDISDSKGEVLIKKNKKLTTRDVKKIKDAGVESISIDLDLVKTLRVSEDIVNKKTGEIIASANDDITDSLLEKCAEAGILELDVVDFITTERGRYISDTLKYDLTKTTEEALVEIYKVLRPGDPPAAASVKALFEGLFFIESRYSLSDIGRMKLNARLNSDKVSKDIYILENSDIIGVLEELINIRDGKGNVDDIDHLGNRRVRSVGEMVENQFRIGLYRVEKGIRESMSLVHKDRLMPKDIVNSKPITAAIKEFFTSGALSQFMDQDNPLSEVTHKRRISALGPGGLSRDRAGFEVRDVHSTHYGRLCPIETPEGPNIGLINSLASYARVNDYGFLEAPYRKVIDGKVTNEIEYLSAIDEGKYVIAQASTRLDKNNHFVDELIQCRSGGEAIFTESSRVQYMDVSAKQMVSAAAALIPFLEHDDANRVLMGANMQRQAVPTLRSEKPLVGTGMEKIVARDSGNCIVARNPGTIEEVDSNRIVVRVNTKKAKANNLVDIYNLTKFKRSNKNTCINQRPIVNVGDKIEKGDVLADGFATDFGELSLGHNLMVAFMPWNGYNFEDSILLSERVVKDDKYTSIHIEEFTCVARDTKLGPEEITADIPNVSESGLSKLDESGIVHIGANVESGDILVAKITPKAEQQLTPEERLLRAIFNEKAANVADSSLRMPSGTSGTVINVQVFENDKGGKSQRALEIEKQMISKIRKDFDEEFAVIESIVRSSIEKEIVGQKVSKSKGLKKGAVVTKEFLDKLPFSKWLEIEFESEKINEKVEKAKEYYDSAKIAIESRFEAKKKSVTQSSDLSPGVLKTVKVFVAIKKRIQPGDKMAGRHGNKGVVSRVLPIEDMPFMEDGTPVDVCLNPLGIPSRMNIGQILEAHLGLASYGLGKKIEKALEDSKKAAELRKTLDEVYNSVGNKKVDIESLGDNEVLTLANNLKAGVPIATPVFDGAKEEDIKSLLKIGGFATNGQMRLYDGRSGKPFDREVTVGYMYMLKLDHLVDDKMHARSTGSYSLVTQQPLGGKAQFGGQRFGEMEVWALQAYGAAYTLREMLTVKSDDITGRSKMYKNIVDGKLTMNVDVPESFNVLRNEVRALGIDMDFDQSSDEEE
- the rplL gene encoding 50S ribosomal protein L7/L12; its protein translation is MAITKEDILNAVAEMSVMDVCELVKMMEEKFGVSAAAAVAVAGPAAAGPAEAAEEKTEFDVVLVDAGANKIAAIKAVRTATGLGLKEAKDAVEGTPFTVKEAASKDDAEALKKQLEEAGAKVELK
- the rplJ gene encoding 50S ribosomal protein L10, translated to MALRIEDKKAIVEEVAEHVSLALSAAVADYRGLTVNEMTSLRKQARESGVYLRVVRNNLARLAIKGTELECLGEVLKGPLVLALSKDEPGAAAKLFKNFAKDHNAFEVKNLAMSGEVFGPEKLDDFAKLPTREEALATLLSVMQAPVAKFVRTLNEIPTQAVRVFAAVGDSK